Part of the Mesotoga infera genome, AGAATCCTGAAGGAAACAGTCTCCGTGGGTCTTTCTGCATTTTCAAGACAGGTGGCAGGCAGCCTTCTCGCTGTGGTTCTCAACAATTCGCTAGTATTTTACGGCGGGGATATTGCCGTTGCGGTGTTTGGGGTAATCAACAGACTTCTAATGGTTTTCATTATGCCAATGTTCGGCGTGAATCAGGGATTTCTTCCAATTGTAGGATACAACTACGGCGCCAAAAAAATGAGGCGAGCAAGAGAGTCTGTCAAACTGGCCTCCGCAGTTACCACGTTGATCGCCCTTTTCTCGACAATCATAATGTTCTTCTTTGCAAGACAACTCATATCGATTTTCACTGATGAAATCGAGCTTATTGAACCCACGATCTTTGCTCTCAGAATTGTGGTCCTTGCCATTCCTACGATCGGGATTCAGGTTATTGCGTCCGGAATGTTCCAGGCACTCGGCAAGGCCATACCCGCACTTTTCTTATCCCTCCTTAGACAGATTATCATTCTTATCCCTTTGATTCTAGTGATTCCTCGCTTTCTGGGGATTAATGGCATCTGGATGTCCTTTCCACTTGCCGATTTGATCGCTTTCGCAATATCGCTGGTTTTCTACCTTAGAGAACTGAAGATATTCCGATCAAGTGAGCTCAGTGTTGAGGCAGGCACAACGGATGTCGCGTGATCCAGCCTTCAATAGAGAAGAGTACATTGGCCGCTGGATATATCGCATTTCGCGCAGTGCAAACGTTTATTTCAGCCGGGAAATGCAGAGATTTGGGCTGGGAAGCGGCCACTTCTTCTTTGTGAGAGTGCTGATGTCCAGAGACGGAATAACCCAGAATGAGCTCAGCGAAATTCTAAGTGTCGATAAGGGAACTACTGCTAAAGCCATGAAGAAACTTACCAGAAAAGGCTATATAAGGAGGGAACCCGACCCATTAGACAGCAGGAGTTACAGGCTTCACCTCACAGAAAGCGGGAAGATGCTTGGTGAAGACC contains:
- a CDS encoding MarR family transcriptional regulator, whose amino-acid sequence is MSRDPAFNREEYIGRWIYRISRSANVYFSREMQRFGLGSGHFFFVRVLMSRDGITQNELSEILSVDKGTTAKAMKKLTRKGYIRREPDPLDSRSYRLHLTESGKMLGEDLRMLGKSLEGLLTEGFSNDEKRQLLSLLQRAAENARKAKEDQ